One window from the genome of Gimesia aquarii encodes:
- the purM gene encoding phosphoribosylformylglycinamidine cyclo-ligase, producing the protein MTKATYKDAGVDLDLYQKAMSSIHPMLAKTHLAQKSRVMDLPGGFAGLFRLNNPESGKAGRNYQDPVLVSGTDGVGTKIKVALEAEIYNTIGIDLVAMCVNDCLCLGAEPLFFLDYIALGKDDPERLVELMDGVTKGCVLSKAALLGGETAIMPDLYDDGDFDMAGFCVGVVERNLILDGHAIQAGDVVLGLESSGFHSNGYSLIRKVVFEIAGMGINDPIEELNQRTVANLLLEPTRIYVSAIDSVAQDYPDQIVFSGLAHITGGGLVENVERILPANRRVEMKKSAWEVPDSFKWLQSLGGIDEEEMFRVFNMGIGMVAIVRAEHASAVQEKLQASQFPVHVLGKVTEGEKVVTLD; encoded by the coding sequence ATGACTAAAGCGACTTATAAAGATGCTGGCGTTGACCTGGATCTCTATCAGAAAGCAATGTCTTCCATTCATCCAATGCTTGCCAAGACACATCTTGCACAAAAATCACGTGTGATGGATTTGCCCGGTGGATTTGCAGGCTTGTTTCGTCTGAATAATCCGGAATCAGGAAAGGCGGGACGCAATTATCAAGATCCTGTCTTAGTGTCTGGAACCGATGGTGTCGGAACGAAAATCAAAGTTGCACTTGAAGCGGAAATTTATAACACCATTGGAATCGATCTGGTTGCGATGTGTGTGAATGATTGTCTCTGTCTGGGGGCAGAGCCTTTGTTTTTCCTGGATTATATTGCACTAGGTAAAGATGATCCTGAAAGACTGGTCGAACTGATGGATGGCGTCACTAAAGGATGCGTCCTTTCCAAAGCAGCCCTGTTAGGCGGGGAAACTGCGATCATGCCTGATTTGTATGATGATGGCGATTTTGATATGGCCGGTTTTTGTGTGGGAGTGGTTGAACGCAACCTGATACTGGATGGCCATGCGATTCAAGCAGGAGACGTAGTGCTTGGTCTGGAATCGAGTGGTTTTCACTCAAATGGTTATAGCCTGATTCGCAAAGTCGTATTTGAGATAGCAGGTATGGGGATCAATGATCCAATTGAAGAGCTGAATCAACGCACTGTCGCTAACTTGTTGTTGGAACCGACACGCATTTATGTCTCCGCCATTGATTCGGTCGCTCAAGATTATCCGGATCAGATTGTCTTCAGTGGTTTAGCACACATTACTGGTGGAGGGTTGGTAGAAAATGTCGAACGCATTTTACCAGCAAATCGACGAGTCGAGATGAAAAAGTCGGCTTGGGAAGTACCAGATTCTTTCAAGTGGCTGCAATCTTTAGGCGGCATTGATGAAGAAGAAATGTTCCGGGTTTTCAATATGGGTATTGGTATGGTCGCCATCGTGCGTGCAGAACATGCCAGCGCTGTTCAGGAAAAGTTGCAGGCCAGTCAATTCCCAGTACACGTGCTAGGTAAAGTGACTGAAGGCGAAAAAGTAGTGACACTCGACTGA
- a CDS encoding fumarylacetoacetate hydrolase family protein, with amino-acid sequence MKLATLQTEQGVTVVSVMDRANELTFFDIRAIDESLPRSLKGILSLEDGLDRARQAALQAEQARKQISGTLLAPIPSPGKVLCIGLNYRDHAEETGMPFPDEPVCFSKFSSSVIGPHQPIRIPEIAKEVDYEAELVVVIGKTCRNVSKTDASQYIAGYMNGHDVSARDWQIGRPGGQWLLGKTADTFAPTGPYLVTADEIQNANSLSIKLTLNGEVMQNSNTDKFIFTVEEVIQFVSQFLTLEPGDIIFTGTPPGVGMARKPPVYLQPGDQAVIEIPGLGILHNPVETWN; translated from the coding sequence ATGAAGTTGGCAACTCTACAAACGGAACAAGGGGTAACTGTCGTTTCGGTAATGGACCGAGCCAACGAACTGACATTCTTTGATATTCGTGCCATTGATGAAAGTCTCCCGCGTTCTCTTAAAGGAATACTTTCATTAGAAGATGGATTGGATCGTGCCAGACAAGCGGCGTTACAGGCTGAACAGGCCCGAAAACAGATCTCAGGGACCCTACTGGCACCAATTCCGAGTCCAGGAAAAGTACTTTGCATTGGTTTAAACTACCGGGACCATGCAGAAGAAACCGGAATGCCATTTCCTGACGAACCAGTTTGTTTCAGCAAATTTTCCAGTTCAGTGATCGGACCTCACCAGCCAATTCGTATTCCAGAAATTGCCAAAGAGGTCGATTATGAAGCGGAACTCGTAGTTGTGATAGGTAAAACGTGCCGTAATGTGAGTAAGACGGATGCGTCACAATACATCGCCGGCTATATGAACGGCCATGATGTTTCAGCGCGCGACTGGCAAATAGGACGACCGGGCGGACAGTGGCTGTTGGGGAAAACAGCAGACACATTTGCCCCGACTGGCCCTTACCTCGTAACGGCAGATGAAATCCAAAATGCAAACAGTCTCTCCATTAAATTGACACTTAATGGAGAGGTAATGCAAAACTCCAATACCGATAAATTTATCTTTACCGTGGAAGAGGTAATCCAATTCGTGTCTCAGTTCCTGACACTCGAACCGGGCGATATTATCTTCACCGGTACGCCTCCTGGAGTTGGAATGGCCCGTAAGCCCCCTGTATACCTTCAGCCTGGAGACCAAGCCGTTATTGAAATACCGGGGCTAGGAATATTACACAATCCCGTTGAGACGTGGAATTGA
- a CDS encoding cold-shock protein translates to MATGTIKKITEKGFGFINDGQQDIFFHLSSLDGVTFDQLVEGQTVEFETEKSDRGLRAVRVSTSE, encoded by the coding sequence ATGGCCACAGGAACAATCAAAAAAATTACTGAAAAAGGGTTTGGTTTCATTAACGATGGCCAGCAGGACATCTTTTTTCATCTTTCATCACTGGATGGTGTCACATTCGATCAGCTTGTAGAAGGTCAAACTGTTGAGTTTGAAACTGAAAAGAGCGATCGCGGTTTGCGTGCAGTTCGAGTATCTACTTCCGAGTAG
- a CDS encoding 3-keto-disaccharide hydrolase, producing MSTCLPTTIPAEETKTQEEWIPLFNGKNLDGWNVKIRGYDLNENFGNTFRVEDGLLKVSYDQYDEFAEKFGHLFYKDPFSHYIIRVEYRFTGEQSKGGPGWAFRNSGIMVHGQTPETMTKDQRFPVSIEVQLLGGKGTGKRPTANLCTPGTHVVMNDKLFKPHCTSSHSQTYHGDQWVTVEVEVRGNEIINHRVNGKTVLSYTKPQLDKKDADAQKLIQNGAPIMLEKGTISLQSESHPIEFRKVELLKLKP from the coding sequence TTGAGCACTTGCCTTCCGACAACCATACCAGCAGAAGAAACGAAGACACAGGAAGAATGGATTCCGTTATTCAATGGGAAAAACCTTGATGGCTGGAATGTGAAGATTCGCGGCTATGATTTGAATGAAAACTTCGGGAATACGTTTCGTGTGGAAGATGGCTTACTGAAAGTCTCCTATGATCAATATGATGAGTTCGCAGAAAAATTTGGCCATCTTTTTTACAAAGATCCATTTTCTCATTATATCATCCGTGTTGAATATCGTTTCACAGGAGAGCAATCCAAAGGTGGACCTGGCTGGGCATTTCGTAATAGCGGGATCATGGTTCATGGACAGACACCAGAAACCATGACCAAAGACCAGCGTTTCCCCGTTTCCATTGAAGTTCAATTACTCGGAGGCAAAGGGACTGGGAAACGCCCGACGGCTAATCTGTGCACTCCAGGTACGCACGTTGTAATGAACGACAAGTTGTTTAAGCCACATTGTACGAGCTCTCATTCTCAAACCTACCACGGGGATCAATGGGTCACAGTGGAAGTCGAAGTGCGCGGAAATGAAATCATCAATCATCGGGTGAATGGCAAAACTGTGCTTTCATACACAAAGCCTCAGTTAGACAAAAAAGATGCAGATGCCCAAAAGCTCATTCAGAATGGGGCACCAATCATGCTGGAAAAAGGAACGATTTCGCTTCAGTCCGAAAGCCACCCAATTGAATTTCGCAAAGTAGAACTTTTAAAGCTCAAGCCATAA
- the bfr gene encoding bacterioferritin has product MKGSQKIIDALNSGLTIELTAINLYFISSKMCKDWGFDKLAKHFYDESIEEMKHADQVIDRILYLDGVPEIARYDVIRVGQNVEEQIQNSLELETKGVATYNEAIELCHQEKDAGSRELMDQMVVESEESIDWCESQLELIKQVGLQNYLAEQIRE; this is encoded by the coding sequence ATGAAGGGTAGCCAGAAAATCATCGATGCCTTAAACAGTGGATTAACAATCGAATTGACGGCAATCAATTTGTATTTTATCTCATCAAAGATGTGTAAAGACTGGGGCTTCGACAAGTTGGCCAAGCATTTCTATGATGAATCAATTGAAGAAATGAAACATGCCGATCAAGTCATTGACAGAATTCTTTATTTGGATGGCGTTCCTGAAATAGCACGTTACGATGTGATCCGCGTTGGGCAAAATGTGGAAGAACAAATTCAAAACAGCCTGGAACTGGAAACAAAAGGCGTTGCCACCTATAACGAAGCTATCGAGCTTTGCCACCAGGAAAAAGATGCTGGCAGCCGTGAATTGATGGACCAGATGGTTGTTGAATCTGAAGAAAGCATTGACTGGTGTGAGTCACAGCTTGAATTGATCAAGCAGGTCGGGCTTCAGAACTACCTGGCAGAGCAGATCAGAGAATAA
- a CDS encoding (2Fe-2S)-binding protein — protein sequence MSIVTESKFKQSSVKQIKESVPRQRLLCHCLKVTHEVVRQCITDTSAESVHEVMRGCGAGKGCTACHCRIKDLLAGSCDDCGQSKRRCLCTVQAG from the coding sequence ATGTCAATCGTTACAGAGAGCAAGTTCAAACAATCTTCAGTAAAACAGATCAAGGAATCTGTACCACGTCAGCGATTACTCTGTCATTGCCTCAAAGTTACACATGAAGTTGTCCGTCAGTGTATCACTGATACCAGTGCGGAATCTGTGCATGAGGTGATGCGTGGCTGTGGTGCAGGAAAAGGCTGCACTGCCTGTCATTGCCGGATTAAAGATTTGCTTGCTGGTTCATGCGATGATTGCGGCCAATCTAAACGACGCTGCCTCTGCACCGTTCAGGCTGGTTGA
- a CDS encoding response regulator encodes MSKKRILVIEDDRSLSEVLAYNLRQEKYDAVVALDGMDGLRQAQLKTPDLIILDLMLPQMDGLEVCRRLRSDPVTSNVLILMLTAKSEETDQVVGFTLGADDYVPKPFSVKILLERIKALLRRRESNGEASDTIVSQGVMIDRRRHRVMIDDVPISLTRSEFELLEALVRQPGRVFSRAELIDAALGDDALVLERTIDVHIRALRQKLDKHSELIETVRGVGYRFRDPDTAFKKQTT; translated from the coding sequence ATGTCAAAGAAACGCATTCTTGTAATTGAAGATGATCGTTCTCTCTCTGAAGTTCTCGCATATAACCTGCGACAGGAGAAATATGATGCTGTTGTTGCCTTGGATGGAATGGATGGGCTTCGACAGGCACAACTCAAAACGCCGGATTTGATTATCTTGGACTTGATGCTTCCGCAAATGGATGGCTTGGAGGTTTGCCGTAGATTACGTTCCGACCCAGTAACCAGTAATGTGTTGATTCTCATGCTAACTGCAAAGTCAGAAGAAACAGATCAGGTTGTTGGTTTTACACTGGGGGCAGATGACTATGTTCCCAAGCCATTCAGCGTAAAGATTCTGCTGGAGCGAATTAAAGCTTTGCTCAGGCGTCGCGAAAGCAATGGAGAAGCATCTGATACGATTGTGAGCCAAGGTGTCATGATTGATCGGCGGCGGCATCGAGTCATGATTGACGACGTACCGATTTCTCTGACGCGGAGTGAATTTGAATTACTGGAAGCACTCGTCAGGCAACCAGGGCGTGTTTTCTCACGAGCTGAGTTAATTGACGCAGCCTTAGGTGATGATGCGTTGGTTTTGGAACGGACAATCGATGTTCATATCCGTGCATTGCGTCAAAAATTAGATAAACATTCCGAACTCATCGAGACCGTCCGTGGTGTAGGCTACCGATTCCGAGACCCCGATACGGCTTTCAAAAAGCAGACAACATAA
- the phoU gene encoding phosphate signaling complex protein PhoU produces the protein MTKHLQRDMESLEREIITQSSLVEEMISKASRALFEVQVDLANEVIEKEHAINESEVKIEEDCLKILALHQPVAVDLRETATVLKINNDLERIADLAVNIAERTIGLSHYPNFRIPPALEPMTKVTVSMLRDAIDAFIDFDTDKARDVCKRDDIVDEYNREIINEIYVLMQSDSEIIKPALHFFSSARHIERIADHTTNIAEDVIYLTEGEIIRHRHKETFST, from the coding sequence ATGACGAAACACTTACAGCGTGACATGGAATCGCTTGAAAGGGAGATCATCACCCAATCTTCGCTTGTGGAAGAAATGATCTCTAAGGCAAGCCGCGCACTATTTGAGGTACAAGTTGATCTGGCGAATGAAGTCATTGAAAAAGAGCATGCCATCAACGAAAGTGAAGTCAAAATTGAAGAAGACTGCTTGAAAATATTGGCGCTTCATCAACCTGTGGCTGTCGATTTGCGCGAAACAGCTACTGTGCTTAAAATCAACAATGATCTGGAGCGGATCGCAGACTTAGCTGTGAATATTGCAGAACGTACTATCGGGCTCTCGCATTATCCAAATTTTCGCATTCCTCCTGCACTTGAGCCAATGACAAAAGTGACCGTTTCCATGCTTCGTGATGCAATTGATGCGTTTATCGATTTTGATACAGATAAAGCACGCGATGTTTGTAAACGAGATGATATCGTTGATGAGTATAATCGGGAAATTATCAATGAGATTTATGTGTTGATGCAATCCGATTCTGAAATCATCAAGCCGGCATTACATTTTTTCTCTTCAGCTCGCCACATCGAACGTATTGCCGACCATACTACTAATATTGCCGAAGATGTGATTTATTTAACGGAAGGCGAAATTATTCGCCATCGTCACAAAGAAACATTTTCTACCTGA
- the pstB gene encoding phosphate ABC transporter ATP-binding protein PstB, with protein MRTADELAQATEKISVRDLSFYYSDNRALTDISLSIPERCVTAFIGPSGCGKSTFLRCLNRMNDMIEGTRVEGKILLEGQDIYSSKTDIVTLRKRIGMVFQKSTPFPKSIFDNVSFGPKIAGIKKKKDLYEIVERSLQRSALWDEVKDRLSESALNLSGGQQQRLCIARALANDPDILLMDEPASALDPASTARIEDLIFELKEQYTIVIVTHNMQQAARVSDQAAFFYQGLLVESGATEELFTNPKKQQTEDYITGRFG; from the coding sequence ATGCGGACTGCCGATGAATTAGCGCAGGCCACTGAAAAAATCAGTGTGCGCGATTTGTCATTTTATTATTCGGACAACCGTGCTTTAACAGACATTTCGCTTTCCATTCCCGAACGTTGTGTCACCGCATTTATTGGTCCTTCTGGTTGCGGTAAGTCAACATTTTTGCGGTGTCTCAATCGTATGAATGATATGATTGAAGGAACGCGGGTCGAGGGAAAAATACTGTTGGAAGGACAGGATATTTACTCATCCAAAACTGATATTGTTACTTTGCGAAAGCGAATTGGAATGGTGTTTCAGAAGTCAACGCCTTTTCCCAAGTCGATCTTTGATAATGTTTCCTTCGGGCCTAAAATTGCAGGTATCAAGAAGAAGAAAGATTTATACGAAATTGTAGAACGGTCATTACAGCGGTCGGCCCTCTGGGACGAAGTGAAAGACCGTTTAAGTGAATCAGCTCTGAATTTATCTGGTGGACAACAGCAGCGATTATGTATTGCTCGTGCTTTAGCGAATGATCCAGACATCTTGTTAATGGATGAGCCGGCATCTGCTTTAGATCCTGCCTCCACAGCTCGCATTGAAGATTTGATTTTTGAACTAAAAGAACAATATACGATTGTAATTGTGACGCATAATATGCAACAGGCAGCACGGGTTTCAGATCAGGCTGCGTTTTTCTATCAAGGTTTGTTGGTGGAATCTGGAGCGACGGAAGAGCTTTTTACAAACCCCAAAAAGCAGCAAACCGAAGACTATATTACTGGCAGGTTTGGATAA
- the pstA gene encoding phosphate ABC transporter permease PstA, translating to MSTKLDIYTTKRRGRIVNFLFTSICFLATITCVLMLLVLIWNIIIQGKGWLSWDFIERLPSRFPQKAGIKTALYGSIWLISLIALFSVPLGVGAAVYLEEYASKSRWRKLIQLNISNLAGVPSIVYGILGLGLFVRALAFERSILSGALTLTLVVLPIIIMASQEALRAVPDSIRRSAYALGATRWQTVWYQVLPASLPGIMTGVILSLSRALGEAAPLLIVGAAAYVPFVPEKLSDEFTALPIQIFNWSARPQEDFHHLAAAGILVLLIVLVSMNAVAIFVRHKYGKKIRW from the coding sequence ATGAGTACAAAACTGGATATCTACACAACCAAACGTCGTGGCCGGATCGTTAACTTTTTATTCACTTCGATCTGCTTTCTGGCAACGATTACCTGTGTGCTCATGTTGTTGGTATTGATATGGAATATCATTATCCAGGGGAAGGGTTGGTTGAGCTGGGACTTTATCGAACGGCTTCCCTCTCGTTTTCCTCAGAAAGCGGGGATTAAGACTGCTTTATATGGAAGTATCTGGCTGATCAGTCTGATTGCTTTGTTTTCTGTTCCTCTGGGAGTGGGGGCAGCAGTTTATCTTGAAGAATATGCTTCCAAAAGTCGCTGGCGAAAATTAATTCAATTGAATATTTCTAATCTGGCAGGTGTGCCTTCTATTGTCTATGGAATTCTCGGACTGGGTTTGTTTGTACGGGCCCTGGCTTTTGAACGGAGTATTCTCTCTGGAGCGTTGACTCTGACACTGGTTGTTCTACCGATTATCATTATGGCTTCTCAGGAAGCATTAAGGGCAGTACCAGATTCAATTCGTCGCTCTGCTTACGCTTTAGGGGCCACACGTTGGCAAACAGTCTGGTATCAGGTTTTACCGGCTTCTCTACCGGGAATTATGACCGGCGTCATTTTGTCACTTTCTCGTGCCTTAGGCGAGGCAGCACCTTTACTTATAGTAGGAGCGGCGGCTTACGTGCCATTCGTACCTGAAAAACTTTCAGATGAATTTACAGCGCTACCGATACAAATATTCAATTGGTCAGCCAGGCCACAAGAAGATTTTCATCACCTTGCTGCTGCAGGGATCCTGGTGCTTCTCATAGTTTTAGTCAGCATGAATGCTGTGGCAATTTTTGTCCGCCACAAATATGGGAAAAAGATTCGCTGGTAA